Proteins encoded together in one Pseudomonadota bacterium window:
- a CDS encoding radical SAM protein: MILINPPIVKPSEPPAGIGKLSGALRAANIRHHIIDANIEGICYLLNNAPEPADTWTRRAFRHLSHNLDALKGRDIYRNIDRYKRAAMDVNRILEYASAGSGTRLSLADYYHPNLSPLKSSNLMYAAEHPEENPFFPYFSTRLPELVKSERIGTAGFSINYLSQALTAFAMIGFLKREFPHVKLIGGGGLITSWMRNPGWKNPFGGILDHCISGPGEIPLLEIFGKKALKKGDYRPSYDLLPVKDYLSPGFILPFSTSTGCYWSQCSFCPEKAEGNIYAQIRPDSVIDDLSYLVRQFSPVLIHLTDNAISPVMMRKIVERPPGAPWYGFARVVDCFTDTDFCRALKDSGCVMLKLGLESGDQRVLDYMNKGCDVKTASKALKAIKEAGISTYIYLLFGTPSETIEEARNTLSFVAAHSDYIDFLNLAVFNLPVNSPEVREVDTVAFYEGDLSLYTDFRHPEGWGRRQVREFLDREFKRDPAVQSIMRRQPQFFTSNHAPFFMMEQGNQYTAGSVLSQ, encoded by the coding sequence GTGATTCTGATAAATCCGCCTATCGTTAAGCCCAGTGAGCCCCCTGCAGGTATTGGGAAACTTTCAGGAGCGCTCCGTGCCGCCAATATCAGGCATCATATAATTGATGCAAATATAGAAGGCATATGCTATCTTTTAAATAATGCCCCGGAACCGGCTGATACATGGACCCGTCGTGCTTTCCGCCACCTCTCTCACAACCTCGATGCCCTTAAAGGCCGGGATATCTATAGGAATATTGACCGGTACAAGCGGGCCGCTATGGATGTAAACCGTATACTGGAATACGCCTCTGCCGGAAGCGGGACGCGGTTGAGTCTTGCCGATTATTATCATCCGAACCTATCCCCTCTAAAAAGCAGCAACCTGATGTATGCAGCGGAACACCCTGAAGAAAATCCCTTTTTTCCATATTTTTCAACGCGCTTGCCCGAGCTTGTTAAAAGCGAGCGCATAGGAACCGCAGGCTTTTCAATCAATTATCTCAGCCAGGCATTGACTGCTTTTGCTATGATCGGTTTTTTAAAACGCGAGTTTCCTCATGTAAAGTTGATTGGAGGCGGAGGTCTTATCACCTCCTGGATGAGAAATCCGGGGTGGAAGAATCCCTTCGGAGGTATTTTGGACCATTGTATTTCCGGGCCGGGGGAAATACCACTTCTTGAAATCTTCGGCAAGAAGGCATTGAAAAAAGGAGATTACAGGCCATCTTACGACTTGCTTCCTGTAAAAGACTATCTCTCCCCAGGGTTTATTTTACCATTCAGCACATCAACAGGATGCTACTGGAGTCAATGTTCCTTCTGCCCGGAAAAAGCGGAAGGAAACATATATGCACAAATCCGGCCTGATTCGGTGATCGATGACTTGTCTTATCTTGTCAGGCAATTTAGTCCGGTTTTGATTCACCTTACTGATAATGCAATTAGTCCGGTGATGATGAGAAAAATCGTTGAACGTCCTCCCGGGGCTCCATGGTATGGCTTCGCAAGGGTGGTTGACTGCTTTACAGATACTGATTTTTGCCGGGCGCTTAAAGATTCAGGTTGTGTAATGTTGAAGCTCGGCCTTGAATCAGGCGATCAACGCGTGCTTGACTACATGAATAAAGGCTGTGATGTAAAAACTGCTTCTAAAGCACTTAAAGCAATAAAGGAAGCAGGTATTTCCACATATATCTACCTCCTTTTTGGAACTCCGTCTGAAACGATAGAGGAGGCAAGAAATACCCTTTCTTTCGTTGCCGCCCATAGCGATTATATTGATTTCTTAAACCTTGCTGTATTCAATCTCCCGGTGAACAGTCCTGAGGTAAGAGAAGTTGATACTGTTGCCTTTTATGAAGGAGATCTGTCGCTCTATACTGATTTCAGACATCCTGAAGGATGGGGGAGGCGACAGGTACGGGAATTCCTTGATAGAGAGTTTAAAAGAGATCCTGCAGTTCAGTCAATTATGCGCAGACAACCGCAATTTTTCACTTCAAATCATGCGCCTTTTTTTATGATGGAACAGGGCAATCAATACACCGCCGGAAGCGTCTTGTCACAATAA
- a CDS encoding ferritin family protein, with protein MEIFLQATDILQFAVRIEEDGEIFYRKAALKAGDKGVRKFFNDLADEETGHKKTFQNMLSKIGEHRPPESFQGEYIANLRDYIDNKAVFTKDAANQQLSDTGDISSAISFAMQRELDSILYYQETRQFLSERHHGAIDSIIEEERKHFTNLAEMLTKINGNTVK; from the coding sequence ATGGAAATTTTTTTACAGGCAACCGATATCTTACAATTTGCAGTAAGGATAGAAGAAGATGGCGAAATATTTTATCGAAAAGCAGCCCTCAAGGCGGGCGACAAAGGTGTGCGTAAGTTTTTTAACGACCTTGCCGATGAAGAGACAGGGCATAAAAAGACATTCCAGAATATGCTTTCAAAAATAGGGGAACATAGGCCCCCTGAAAGCTTTCAAGGGGAATACATTGCAAATTTGCGGGACTACATAGACAACAAGGCTGTTTTCACAAAAGATGCAGCAAATCAGCAATTATCGGATACGGGCGATATATCGTCTGCTATCAGTTTTGCCATGCAGCGGGAATTGGATTCGATTTTGTATTATCAGGAGACAAGACAATTCCTGTCGGAGAGGCATCATGGTGCCATAGACAGCATTATTGAAGAGGAAAGGAAGCATTTTACAAATCTGGCAGAAATGTTAACAAAAATTAATGGTAACACGGTAAAATAA
- a CDS encoding phage holin family protein: protein MMLFLKWLIMAVSIIVSSYLIPGVKVNGFFTALWVAFFLGIVNVLIKPILILITLPINILTLGLFTFVINALLILLASSVLKGFEVSGFWIAVLFGIVLSLINHVIGYLLGTKTK from the coding sequence ATGATGCTGTTCCTTAAATGGCTTATAATGGCCGTATCAATAATCGTAAGCTCTTATCTTATTCCAGGTGTTAAAGTAAACGGTTTTTTTACCGCTTTATGGGTTGCATTTTTCCTCGGGATTGTCAATGTCCTGATAAAACCAATACTGATATTAATTACCCTGCCGATTAATATTTTAACCTTGGGGTTGTTCACATTCGTCATAAATGCCCTGCTGATTTTACTGGCCTCATCGGTCTTAAAAGGGTTTGAAGTAAGTGGCTTCTGGATCGCCGTCTTGTTCGGTATTGTGCTGTCACTTATAAATCATGTGATAGGATACTTGTTGGGGACAAAAACAAAATAG